Part of the Flavobacterium okayamense genome, AAATATGAATTTAAATAATCTACTTTATTAAAATTAGACCAATTAATTTCATTAAGAAAACCTGATTTTAATGTTTCTATTTTTTCTAATAACTTTTTTATTTTTTCTTCACTAATCGGCTTTAATAAATAATCTATCGAGTTATAATTAAATGCATCTAACGCATATTCATCAAAAGCTGTTGTAAAAACAATTTTTGAGTTAATTTCTACTTTCTGCAATATTTCAAAACTGTATCCATCACCAAGTTTAATATCCATAAAAACAATATCGGGAGGGGTATTTTCATTTAACCACTTAATAGCATTTTTAACAGACTTTAAAACTATTAAAACCTGAAAATCAAAAGCTTTTAAATGTCTTTCCAAAAACTTAGCTGACGGAATTTCATCTTCTATAATTACAG contains:
- a CDS encoding LytR/AlgR family response regulator transcription factor; the protein is MTAVIIEDEIPSAKFLERHLKAFDFQVLIVLKSVKNAIKWLNENTPPDIVFMDIKLGDGYSFEILQKVEINSKIVFTTAFDEYALDAFNYNSIDYLLKPISEEKIKKLLEKIETLKSGFLNEINWSNFNKVDYLNSYLVNVGLNLKKVLTDDIVYFISENNSTFIYTNEKRHYLIQKSLEKIENEVDPITFFRINRKYIINKKYLFSIKNTSQILIRVLNSENDFLTVSKSKKKSFLDWYNK